The stretch of DNA GTTTTGGGGCTGGGGGAATAGCTTTCACCGAATTCCCTAGCAAAACTCAGGGAATTTGCTTGTCATCCTTGCGCAAGGGCTGTGCTAACCTTCTCCCTCGTTATAACATTAGGGCTTGTGCTGCCAAACTAGGAACTTCCAAAGAACGCACGATGGCCGAGACGAGGTCTAACATTTCTCAGCTCGTATCATACTCTCCCAAGTAGCGACATGTTCGCTGGAAACTGCATTGTTAGCGACGTGAGGAGCGGTGGGCGCCCGAGAAGCCCACGCACTCCGCCGCCAACACCGCGCAACGGGCGCCCCTCGCAGCGCGCCCAGAAACGGGGATAAAAGGGCGCAGAATCCGCAGGGCTGAGGCTGACATCCCGGCTGGCAGGAGACGAGAAGAGCACGCGGAGCGCCCACGCCGGCCTGCCCACATGGCGGCGCGGGGTGAAcacccggcggcgcccggccaaAATGGTATCACCCGCTGCGGCTGCGCCCGCAGAGCGGCTCTGCACGGCTTCCCGGGACAGCTACCGCCACACGGCTCCAGCCGAGGGGCCATAAACCCCTTCCCGGACCCCGCCCGTGCCTCCCCTCGTCCACCGACCCCCTCTCCTCAGCGTCCGCCATTTTAAACCGTCaccttccccccgccccttggcACTGGAGGAGCTTCTCGtcgttattttttttttccgcaCCGTAAAGCTTTTCCCGCCTGTTCTCCCCCCGAAAAGACCTGCCTCAGCTTATTTCCGTTTTTTGCCGTTTTCAGCACTCACGGTTTAAAATTTCCCCGCCTCTACCGATTTCTTCCGGGTCATGGCGGAGCGGCCTTAACGGtcacttttaaaaacagaagagttaTTAATTTAGAGAGGGATTTGCTATTCGTCCTCCAAGACCGCCTTCGGAAACCGCGGCCCGCAAGTTAAAAAGAGTAATAAGTATAACAAAAAAGGCCTCTAACGGCCACCGCGCGCGCGCAGAGGCCCCACTTCACGGCGCGAGCTGGCGAGTGAGCGCGCGCCAGGCGGCGCCTTCGCTTCCGGAGCGCCGGCGGCCATTTTGTGGCGTTAAGTAGGAGAGCGCGGGCAGCGCCCCGCTCATTTCCTCGCAGCAGCGGGCGGGGGCAGCCGTTGCTGGCGCTTCGTCTCCTCTCCGGCCTTAGGCCGTCTCTCCCCGGACCCCGGAGGTGGGTGCCTGCCGCTCCCTTCATCCTTCCCTCCCGCTGGCGGCTTTTCCTGCCTCGCCTTCCCCTATGCCCTGTAGCTTCCCTCCTTCCTGGACTCTGCTCGGCCGCCGCTGCGGCACCCCCTCTCCGGTGTGAGGCGCTTCGCCCtcggggccgcgccgcctcctGACTCGACCCCTTTCCCTCGGGTTTCTTCTCCTCAGCCGCAACCGCCCCTCGGGGGCAATTGCCCGCCATGAGCTACGGGCGCCCCCCGCCGGACGTGGAGGGCATGACGTCCCTCAAAGTGGACAACCTGACCTACCGCACGTCCCCGGACACGCTGCGGAGGGTCTTCGAGAAGTACGGCCGCGTGGGCGACGTCTACATCCCCCGGGACCGCTACACCAAGGAGAGCCGCGGCTTCGCCTTCGTCCGCTTCCACGACAAACGCGACGCCGAGGATGCCATGGACGCCATGGACGGGGCCGTGCTGGACGGCCGCGAGCTCCGCGTGCAGATGGCCCGCTATGGCCGCCCCCCGGACTCGCACCACAGCCGGCggggcccgccgccgcgccgctatGGCAGCAGCGGCTACGGCCGCCGCAGCCGCAGGTGAGCACCTGGGCGGGCGGAGGGGGGCAGCAGGGTTTCGGTGGTAAAGAGGGACGCCGGGGCAGAGCCGTGCGCCTGCACACCAGGGCCGCTCCGAGTTTGGGGTTTTTACTATTATTCTTTACGGGGAGGGTCTTATGGGTGGGGACTTTCAGTAGTAAAAGCACGTGGGGTTCCTCCGGAGCCGGAGGGTTTGGCCCTCGTGGTGGATTTAGCCCCCGGCCACTCACTCTGAACAATGGCGCCTTCTGAACACTCATTTTCTCGCCCACGTGGGCCCTGTTCCGCCCTCCCTGTCCTGAAGTCGTCGCGGGAGTCTGTTGCGCCGCCTGTGTTCAACTCTTAACAcacttctccttccttttctgtgttttagCCCTAGAAGACGCCGTCGCAGCCGATCTAGAAGCAGGAGCCGCTCTAGATCCCGCAGTCGCTCCCGCTACAGTCGGTCCAAGTCCCGATCTCGCACACGCTCTCGGTCTCGCTCCACCTCGAAGTCCAGGTCTGCCAGGAGATCCAAGTCAAAGTCCTCGTCCGTCTCCAGATCACGGTCCAGGTCAAGATCTCGGTCCAGATCTAGAAGTCCTCCACCTGTCTCAAAGAGGGAATCTAACTCCAGATCCAGGTCGAAGAGCCCTCCCAAGTCTCCAGAGGAAGAAGGAGCTGTATCCTCTTAGGAAAATGGTAATGTACCTTGGGAACAGCAGACATTGCATGTTACTTTATTGTAGCACTTAAGTGGGGTGTTGGGTAGTACTTAGAGTATTAATAGCCTGAACCAAGTGAATCCTAATGGGGCAcgttgttagcttttttttttttttctttgagcagTGCTGTTCGGTTATTGGTTAGGGAAATTAATACCGAAGGGCTTTCTACAGAGgacattttcatgttttgttGAGAGATTAATGGCttggttttaataaaatattgtatGAGACGCAACCTATTATGAAAATGATTATTTCTTACTGTATTTATCCAACATCTGCATTTTCCCCTTTAAAGCTGCGGTCTCCTGTTTGCTAAAAGAATATTGGCCAGTATTGCAGATTTTAACTGATTTGGCTGATCCTCCAGGGACCAGTTTCTGTGGGCGTGTGTTGGAGCAGGTTTGTCTTTAAATGTTAAAGATGCACTATCCTTTTATAATGGAACATCGGTTCAGTGACCATTATACTGACTGGAGGTAACTGTTCTAGAAAAGTGGCAAATTCACTGCAACAAGAAAACAATGGAAACTAGTTTTTCCTCAAGTGAAGATCTTGAAGAGGCTTCTGAGGATACACTGGGTGGGGAAAGGATAGTGTGTCTTTAACCCTTCAAACTGTTTGgtcctgtttttaaaaggaaagggcCTGAGTTAGCTCTGAAGTTAGATAATTGTAGCAAAATTAGTGACACTTTGTTTCTGAATGCTAATTAAAGTTTAGTTAAGTCTTTTATCAAGAAGTACTAGTTTTATATAACTTTTATATAACTTTTGTAGTTTATAGATGAACAGGCTGAATTCAAGTTAATGGAGGTTTGATCTACAGCCTGATGTTTATTCTCCGTTGTAACTAAATACTTTTACAGAATCTCACATTTGGCCTCTGAATTAAAGCAACACGTGGGGGGAGGTGGAGCACTCTGatattttgtaaaacctaacaatATTAGGCAAAGCCAGTTGAAACACACCTAGAAGTATACCTGAAGTCATCCACAGAACAAAAGAGACACAGTAGAAACCTGGCTgaacttttctttcttcaaacCTAGATGCATCAGATAGAGAATCTACATAAAGGACgcctttgggggaaaaagatCGCTTGAGTCTTCAGTCCATTGGAGAGACCCCTGGCACAAGCAACCAGCTGATGAAAAGGTTATTTTGTAACATTTTGTCTAACTTTTTACTTGTTTAAGTTGCGCCTCAAGTGGCAGATTTTACATTTTATGTGCCATTTTGTTGCTGTTATTCAAATTTCTTGTAATTTAGTGAAGTGAACGACTACCGATTTCATTATTGGCTTGGATATTTGAGGtaaaacttcatttttgtttATATAGTGCTgacttttatttgaaattaaactGATGGTAACTTGCTGCCTCAAGTTTCATACTGAGGAAACATGCAGCCATTATATGCTGAGTAGCTAACTGTCAAAAAGTATTCTCAATTTTGTCTTCATTCCTTAaataaaattctgcaaaactTCAATTTGAAATTTACTGTAAATGCTTTTTTACTTTGAATTCAAATAGTATCTTCAAATCCAAATTGGTAGAAATCTTTTCAGGtgacagttgattttttttttgaaaggattGTTTTATCAGACTCAATTCTAATCTCTTCTCTTATGTATTTTTGTGCACTAGGCGCAGTTGTGTAGCAGTTGAGTAATGCTGGTTAGCTGTTAAGGTGGCGTGTTGCAGTGCAGAGTGCTTGGCTGTTTCCTGTTTTCTCCTGATTGCTCCAGTGTAACGATGCCTTGTCGTGCAGAAACAAATGGCTGTCCAGTTAATTAAAATGCCTGACAACTGCACTTCCAGTCACCCGGGCCTTGCATAAAAATAATGGAGCATACAGTGAGCACATCTAGCTGATGATATACACACCCTATTTTTTCCAGAATGGTAAATCTCACCAACATACATATACGAACTTACATATGAGAAATGTAATGTTGACAGAGAAATGGTTCATTCCTTTGTAAGTACTGATTGGTGTATCTTTTGCTTAAGACATTCTGTACTATACCCACTGTCTCTGtagtttaatattaaacatttttctgtGTTAACTTTTCTCAACTTAATGTCTGAGTCAGCTTATTTTTAGCTTGAAAAGATTTCTGCAATTATACTGTCAATGTTTAACTTCTATATAGTAACTGAATGCATTCTACCGCTTCTAAATATTATCCACTGGGGTTGCTTTTAAATTACTAAGGGCAAATTTACTAGTATTGTGACTAACCAAAACACTGTAAGATGAGTATTGCACACCAAACTATAAGAACAAAATTAGACAGGTCTGTTAGATGTTGTTATGGAAGATATACACTGAGCAGTACTAATTGCATTTGCTGTGCGCTTGCCCTGACTCAACAGGCTGCTGCTTGATGGTAGCTAATCTTCTAGTGATGAGGTTTTTTGAGTTGGATACTAAGTGAATTGTAACTTCAACCATCATATGTCAAGGGTTATTGTAATGCCTTGTTAACTTTATGCATGTATGttaaatggaaatggaaacaTCTGAATACTTAATCTGGCTTGATTGaggattaaaaatacttttctacaAGCTGAGGAGTTTGTATGTTCCAGGACTGCATGGCTGGCAGCAGTCTATGTAGATTCcccctttaaaaaaaggggggggggagggttggcTTTTGTATATGAATCTTCAGGAAAGAGTTTCAGTCCTGGGAAACAGATCTGAAAGGGTTGTTTTTATCCTGAATGAGTGTAGTTAAAATTCACAACTGAACTATGGAGAAAAGGGTAAGTTGGACCTAGTGGATTGTAAAGCTGTTAAGCTATGTTGTGTGGTGGTTTACATAATGGAATTGAGTCCTCAAACTATTAAGTTGTCTTTGGGAAGGACAAATTTCTCAAAAGCCATAGTTGAAGACTTGAACAGCTTTATTTTTACAAtgcacgtttaaaaaaaaaataaatacatactgCTAAAGGTTTCTGCTTCCCAAGAAATATGCATGAGGTTTGCTGCAAATTAGACTGTTTCCTGCAGATCCATGCTACAGTATCATCTTGTATTGGAACCAACAAGTGGAATAAACTTAAGTACCATCAGATCTTGCTAGTGAGATGATCATCATTTCAATTGTATGTCTTCCTGGTAAAGAAGAGCTGGCCAAGTGCTCTTTATCTGCATTAAATGACTGTAGTGGAACATGGGTGTTCTTCAGTTTCCATTTGCAGAGCAAAGCTTCAATAGACCAGTCAGCACTGCGGGGAAGAAATGTCAGATGGGTGAAAAATGTAATCCAAGCTTGTAACTTCTGCGCTAATGATAGGAGACACTGTCAGCAAACTTAACTGCAGCTGTTCATATAATTGAGTTTGTAATGGTTTCCCAGTCAACAGTAGAGTTAATCTGTACTggttcttaaatatttttaatttagcagCTTTTGTCTGATATTCCTAGGATTTATGGGCTAATACCAGCCTAAGTCAGAATCTGTCCTTTGGAATCAGTGTGGTGATGGTGCCTCTGAGAAGTTAGCATTGCTTAATAAACAGGTAAAGGAGCTGAGACATGGCTGCAGTATTCTTGGGACAAAACTAAACTTGCTCAAGCTGGGTCATGCTTTCCTCATACTGTAGTTAGTAAATGGAGCTGTGATGCTGAAGATCTTGGGTGTTAATGATTTTAACAAGATTTAAGACTTAAATAGGCAAAGAGTTTACCTTCGGACCTGATATGTAGTCCAGAACTGAGCATGTGGATTCTTTTCCATTAAGAAGTAAACTGTAGTTAAAATATCTTCAAAATCTGCATAGTTGGGGAAGATTAAACAAAGTTTTGGTTAGTCTCTGGATTCTAGACATGGTTAAATATGCCTTCATCTGTGTAGGAGACCTGAGAACCATGGCCTTAATCAGTTTGGCATCTACTCCATTTTCTATTGACTTGTTTTCCTGTGGTATTTATAGGATATCTTAATATTAGAATTACCTTAAGAAGTAGTTCAATGATGCATAGTTTTACTACCAGAAAAACTGCCATCTCATCTTTGACATAGTTCCCAGTACTACTAAAGTTGGACTCCTTGAAAATTTAAGTCCTTGCTATTTTTATTAAGTTACTTGAGAGTATTAGTGTACCTTTTGGTTCAAAAAAGACATCAGATCCTAAAATGATGTCTACAGGAGCAAGAGAGAGCAACTCTGGAGATACCCGGCCCCAAGTGAGACCTATAACAGGTACATCAGGCAGGTCATTCAGCAAACAGCTTTTTCGACAGTTCTCCAAGCACTGAGGTAGCTCTTCGCTATCCGATAATATAACTTCAGCACCGCACTTTGCAGCTACTAAGCCAGGTAGGCTGACGCCTGCTCCAATCTGAAATTGCAAAAGAAAGCAATGTGATGCAGATTAAAGGGTTAATGCATTGATGTGTTGCATATTTGATCTTTGAAGCTGCTTATAACATTGTAATTTGGCTGAAGCCGGGGGGTAAGGGAAAATTTGCCCTAGAGTTGAATGGGAACAGGAAACCCAAAATAGAAGTAGTTACTCAGGAGAAGGGGCTGGCTTGCAAATACTGAAGTGTTTTAACCCGCTGTgaagggggtgggaggagggCTGCTTTATCACTTGGGGACTCTGTTTTGTACAGGAGAAAGCGCTGCGCTGTTAGTTACCTCCAAAACTCTCTTGCCGCGTAGCGTCGTCCGGTGAAACCACACATACTGAGCGAGCACCACGGCGCAGGGCCACACGTACAAGCCGTACTGGGAGTCCAGCACCTGCAACACGCACCGGCGGGTGACAGGGCAGAGCCCTCGCCCGggcccgccccgcgctgccgacACGCGATTTCACCCCATTTCCCTCggttttattcccattttacccctccccgcccccccccccccacacaggCTGCCCGTGGCGGCGGTGCCCGAGAgagccccgcccgccgcggcccccggcctgCTGCACCTCGGGGACGCGCAGcgccagcgccgcccgccgctcgccgcccgccggcccgTCCGCGAAGCGGTaccgccgctcgccgcccgccgccgagccgggccgccgccgcggctcccccatggccgccgccgccgccgcgccgccgcgggccaATAGCAGGCAGCCACGTACTGCACCAGGCCGCGCGGGCCAATCGGTGCCTTCTCCCAGGGCGACGTCACGGCGGagcgcccgcccctgccccgggaGCTCGTGGCGGTGAGGGGCGGCGGCGAAGGGCGGGTGGCGGCCTGCCCAGACCCTGCCGCTTTGCCGGAGCGGCTGCCGCCGAGTGTCGAGCTTAGCCCGAATCAGGCCTAAAATCGAGCTCCCGCTCCCCTGGTCACGCGGGACTTGTCGGGGCCTGCTCGGGCTGCGGCCGGACAGGAGCAGGCTGGTTAGTAACGGCGTAACAGGCCGCTCTGGAGCACTTGC from Apteryx mantelli isolate bAptMan1 chromosome 19, bAptMan1.hap1, whole genome shotgun sequence encodes:
- the SRSF2 gene encoding serine/arginine-rich splicing factor 2, with the protein product MSYGRPPPDVEGMTSLKVDNLTYRTSPDTLRRVFEKYGRVGDVYIPRDRYTKESRGFAFVRFHDKRDAEDAMDAMDGAVLDGRELRVQMARYGRPPDSHHSRRGPPPRRYGSSGYGRRSRSPRRRRRSRSRSRSRSRSRSRSRYSRSKSRSRTRSRSRSTSKSRSARRSKSKSSSVSRSRSRSRSRSRSRSPPPVSKRESNSRSRSKSPPKSPEEEGAVSS
- the METTL23 gene encoding histone-arginine methyltransferase METTL23, with translation MGEPRRRPGSAAGGERRYRFADGPAGGERRAALALRVPEVLDSQYGLYVWPCAVVLAQYVWFHRTTLRGKRVLEIGAGVSLPGLVAAKCGAEVILSDSEELPQCLENCRKSCLLNDLPDVPVIGLTWGRVSPELLSLAPVDIILGSDVFFEPKDFEDILTTVYFLMEKNPHAQFWTTYQVRSADWSIEALLCKWKLKNTHVPLQSFNADKEHLASSSLPGRHTIEMMIISLARSDGT